The nucleotide window CGGCGAAAGGCTCATCGAGCAGGATAAAAGTAGGCGAGGTCGCCAGGGCGCGCGCAATTTCGACCCGGCGGCGCTCCCCGCCGGAGAGGGAAAATCCCTTGCTCCGCCGGACGTGTTCGAGGTTCAAGTCATGGATCAGTTCCTCCGCCCGCTGTTTTCTCGAAGCGGAGGTGCCCGGCATCAGCTCCAGGATGGCGAGAATGTTGTCCTCCACCGTGAGCCGCCGGAAGACGGACGCCTCCTGCGGCAGATAGCTGATCCCCATGCGCGCCCGGCGGTACATCGGCTCGCCCGTGATCTCCCGGCCGTTCAGAAGAACCGCCCCTTCGTCCGGGGCAATGAGGCCGACGATCATGTAGAAAATCGTCGTCTTCCCTGCCCCGTTCGGCCCGAGGAGGCCGACAATTTCCCCCGGTGCCACTTCCAGGTCCACGCCGTCGACAACACGCCTCCCGGCAAAACTCTTCACAAGCCCCCGCGCACCCAGC belongs to bacterium and includes:
- the lptB gene encoding LPS export ABC transporter ATP-binding protein, translated to MEAGSPGDLSAHTLGARGLVKSFAGRRVVDGVDLEVAPGEIVGLLGPNGAGKTTIFYMIVGLIAPDEGAVLLNGREITGEPMYRRARMGISYLPQEASVFRRLTVEDNILAILELMPGTSASRKQRAEELIHDLNLEHVRRSKGFSLSGGERRRVEIARALATSPTFILLDEPFAGIDPIVVNEIQGIVRGLCERNIGVLLTDHNVREALQISHRAYIISEGKILESGDPKTIAESGKARDVYLGESFRL